A genomic window from Tolypothrix sp. PCC 7910 includes:
- a CDS encoding sensor histidine kinase, with product MKIHSFRLRIALLFAMLAGSALAGFGSISWWLIHEAKVSRLDAKLEALLSRPHPPREDILQSYLPSFEQLLPQELGTGKETPIALLVKDRDGKTLYQSELWSADFNLNGLWPPQPKFLPSQFPHRDRQRLPNSSGTAPQPPDRQFPFEPPPDRPPLHPKLVTQRTKTGTWRIGAIAFHESQIAIAVSLQGIDREMAIIRDVFLISIPVVLLIITTSAWLLSYGALRPIRDLAFAIRQVTVKGLDQRVPIAATDTEFVELIQVFNQMLERLERSFKQASRFSGDAAHELKTPIAILQGELERTLQKAEPGSELQQNLSNLLDEVSRLSGIVRKLLLLSLADAGKMNLHQVEVNLSEILAEIVEDMELLAPHLQVIAEITPRLKVKGDRDLLTQVLQNLFSNAIKYNVPEGWMRINARQQGKTVLVTISNSSQEIPTSDRDRIFDRFYRGDPARTRKVEGTGLGLSLAREIAIAHNGKLTLDQTPPNHTSFTLSLPVNAIRNL from the coding sequence GTGAAAATCCACTCCTTCCGTCTCCGAATCGCTTTGTTATTTGCCATGCTAGCTGGTAGTGCGCTGGCGGGGTTTGGTAGTATTTCTTGGTGGCTGATTCATGAGGCTAAGGTTAGCCGACTAGATGCAAAGCTAGAAGCTTTATTGAGTCGTCCTCACCCGCCTAGAGAAGATATTTTGCAGTCTTATTTACCATCCTTTGAACAATTATTACCGCAGGAGTTGGGGACAGGTAAAGAAACACCTATCGCCTTATTGGTAAAAGATAGAGATGGTAAAACGCTTTATCAATCTGAACTATGGTCGGCTGATTTTAATTTAAATGGTTTGTGGCCTCCACAACCCAAGTTTTTACCATCTCAATTTCCCCACCGCGATCGCCAAAGACTACCCAATAGTTCAGGAACAGCGCCACAACCTCCTGATAGGCAATTTCCTTTTGAACCTCCCCCTGATCGACCACCGCTGCATCCAAAATTAGTAACTCAACGCACGAAAACAGGAACTTGGCGCATCGGTGCGATCGCTTTTCATGAATCTCAAATTGCGATCGCTGTCAGTTTGCAAGGTATCGATCGGGAGATGGCGATTATCCGTGATGTTTTCTTAATTTCTATACCCGTTGTCCTGCTGATTATTACTACTAGTGCTTGGTTGCTGTCTTACGGGGCTTTGCGACCCATCCGGGATTTAGCATTTGCTATCCGGCAAGTTACTGTCAAAGGATTGGATCAAAGAGTGCCAATCGCTGCTACAGATACGGAATTTGTGGAATTAATTCAGGTGTTTAACCAGATGTTAGAACGTCTGGAACGCAGTTTTAAACAGGCTTCTCGCTTCAGCGGCGATGCAGCCCACGAACTGAAAACACCAATAGCAATTTTACAAGGTGAACTAGAGCGAACTTTGCAAAAAGCAGAACCAGGTTCAGAGTTACAACAAAATCTCAGCAATCTTTTAGATGAAGTGTCTCGCCTCAGTGGCATTGTTCGCAAGCTGTTGTTGCTGTCTTTAGCTGATGCCGGCAAAATGAATTTACATCAGGTGGAAGTAAATTTATCCGAGATATTAGCCGAGATAGTAGAGGATATGGAACTGCTAGCACCTCATTTACAAGTGATAGCAGAGATTACTCCGAGATTAAAGGTAAAAGGCGATCGCGATTTACTGACTCAGGTATTACAAAATTTATTTAGCAATGCCATTAAATACAATGTTCCAGAAGGTTGGATGCGAATTAATGCTAGACAGCAGGGAAAGACAGTATTAGTTACTATTAGCAATTCATCTCAAGAAATTCCCACAAGCGATCGCGATCGCATTTTTGACCGCTTCTATCGTGGAGATCCGGCACGAACTAGAAAGGTAGAGGGAACAGGTTTAGGACTTAGCTTGGCTAGGGAAATCGCTATTGCTCACAATGGTAAACTTACTCTTGACCAGACACCACCTAATCACACTTCTTTTACTTTAAGCTTACCTGTAAATGCAATTCGTAATTTGTAA
- a CDS encoding response regulator transcription factor, translated as MNVLFVEDEAKIANFVRDGLKEQGFVVDYCDNGDEGYLKALDNEYDALILDIMVPGKDGLSILKQLRQKGRNTPVILLTARNELDDRLEGLNLGADDYIAKPFFVEELAARIHAVVRRSLGDRQNLLSVGPIKLDRITREVTCDGQVVELTTREFNLVEYLMRSPGRVFTRTQILEHVWGYDFNPNTNVVDVCIQRIRKKIDSITGLTWIESVRGVGYRFRNS; from the coding sequence GTGAACGTTCTGTTTGTCGAAGATGAAGCAAAAATTGCTAACTTCGTCCGAGATGGATTGAAGGAGCAGGGATTTGTCGTAGACTATTGCGACAATGGCGATGAAGGATATCTCAAGGCTTTAGATAACGAATACGATGCCCTAATTCTCGATATTATGGTGCCAGGGAAGGATGGGCTATCGATTCTCAAACAATTGCGGCAGAAAGGGCGGAATACGCCTGTAATCTTGTTAACAGCTCGGAATGAACTAGACGATCGCCTAGAAGGTTTGAACTTAGGGGCTGATGATTACATAGCCAAACCGTTTTTTGTGGAAGAGTTAGCAGCCAGAATTCATGCAGTAGTGCGCCGGAGTTTAGGCGATCGCCAAAATCTACTTTCTGTCGGCCCCATCAAGCTGGATCGCATCACTCGGGAAGTTACTTGTGATGGACAGGTGGTTGAACTTACCACCCGCGAATTTAATCTTGTGGAATATTTGATGCGTTCTCCAGGGCGAGTTTTTACCCGCACCCAAATTTTAGAACATGTCTGGGGCTATGATTTCAACCCCAACACCAATGTCGTTGATGTCTGTATTCAACGCATCCGCAAAAAGATTGACTCAATAACTGGCTTAACTTGGATTGAAAGCGTGCGCGGAGTTGGGTATCGGTTTCGGAATTCTTGA
- a CDS encoding intradiol ring-cleavage dioxygenase codes for MKNNNQQLNWILNRRQTLALFRVAGTAILVGCLPRKFQSVQAQSSLPGCVIKPEQTEGPYFVDEKLKRSDIRSDPADGSVKEGVPLQLTLRVSRVSNTQCQPLANAIIDIWHCDALGLYSDVEDPRFNTIGKKFLRGYQITDANGTVQFTTIYPGWYQGRTVHIHFKVRTAETSKSSYEFTSQLYFDDAISDRVYTQAPYASKGQRTLKNAQDGIFNDGGQQLLLNLTKTSQGYAATFDIGMQIA; via the coding sequence GTGAAAAACAACAATCAGCAACTAAATTGGATTTTGAACCGCAGACAAACACTAGCTTTATTTCGAGTAGCTGGAACTGCAATACTTGTAGGATGTCTCCCCAGAAAGTTTCAATCTGTGCAAGCACAATCCAGTTTACCTGGGTGTGTAATTAAGCCAGAACAGACCGAAGGCCCGTATTTTGTAGATGAAAAACTCAAACGTTCTGACATCAGATCCGATCCCGCAGATGGTTCAGTAAAAGAAGGTGTACCGCTACAACTGACGCTGCGAGTTTCTCGAGTTAGCAATACTCAATGTCAGCCTTTAGCAAATGCGATCATAGATATTTGGCATTGTGACGCGCTAGGCCTATATTCAGACGTGGAAGATCCGCGCTTCAATACCATCGGTAAAAAATTTTTGCGCGGATATCAAATAACAGACGCAAACGGAACAGTGCAGTTCACAACCATCTATCCCGGTTGGTATCAAGGGAGAACAGTGCATATTCACTTTAAAGTACGCACAGCAGAGACATCAAAGTCAAGTTACGAATTTACCTCACAACTATATTTTGATGATGCCATTAGCGATCGCGTATATACACAAGCACCATACGCCAGCAAAGGACAGCGCACACTCAAGAACGCACAAGACGGTATTTTCAACGATGGTGGACAGCAATTGTTGCTCAACCTCACCAAAACCAGCCAAGGTTACGCCGCAACTTTTGATATTGGAATGCAAATAGCTTGA
- a CDS encoding TenA family protein yields the protein MTLSNELWMANQDLAQACLDHPFVQGIGKGNLEQEKFAYYVGQDAFFLEAFARAYSIAAAKAPDWQGFTTFHSLADGVLQELGLHEGYAAEWGVNLHSVQPGAATRRYTDFLLATAWGGDVGLTAAAMSPCMRLYAFLGEQLAKDGIPDHPYANWIQTYSSTDFQPLAAQLEALVDSYASATALVHSTYRYAMFCERDFFQAAWESF from the coding sequence ATGACTCTCTCTAATGAATTATGGATGGCAAATCAAGATTTAGCTCAAGCTTGTCTAGATCATCCTTTTGTGCAAGGTATTGGTAAGGGTAATCTGGAGCAAGAAAAATTTGCTTACTATGTAGGACAAGATGCTTTTTTCTTAGAAGCTTTTGCTCGTGCTTACAGTATCGCCGCCGCTAAAGCACCAGACTGGCAAGGATTTACAACATTTCATAGTCTAGCTGATGGGGTTTTGCAAGAATTGGGGCTACATGAGGGATATGCTGCTGAGTGGGGAGTCAATTTGCATTCTGTACAACCAGGAGCAGCCACTCGTCGCTATACTGACTTTTTATTAGCAACAGCTTGGGGTGGGGATGTGGGTTTAACTGCTGCGGCGATGTCTCCTTGTATGCGTTTGTATGCGTTTTTAGGAGAACAGCTTGCTAAAGATGGCATTCCTGATCATCCTTATGCAAACTGGATTCAGACTTACAGCAGTACAGATTTTCAGCCATTAGCAGCACAATTAGAAGCTTTAGTTGATAGTTACGCCAGTGCTACAGCGTTAGTACACTCTACTTACCGTTATGCTATGTTCTGTGAACGTGACTTTTTTCAAGCAGCGTGGGAAAGTTTTTGA
- a CDS encoding GNAT family N-acetyltransferase: MEIFCHNIYQPLSPPSLFKDFPILQSQNYILKLASTEEELESIFRLRFEVFNLELNLGFSSSSLNQMDRDRFDSVCHHLMLVSKLTGKTIGTYRMQTYTMASKGLGFDAADIFNLNGIPNRVLQMSVEVGRACIAKQYRNSQSLLLLWEGLANYLILSGCKYFFGCASLLTQNSWQATCAYHYFQRHNLMHPSILVYPNLQYSLEIHPNCPDSCNINIPNILQAYLSIGAKICSLPAIDRQFKTIDFLTISSIEEFIKWHLPS, encoded by the coding sequence ATGGAAATCTTTTGCCACAACATCTATCAGCCACTTAGTCCTCCTTCATTATTTAAAGATTTTCCAATTTTACAAAGCCAAAATTATATTTTAAAACTTGCTTCAACAGAGGAAGAATTAGAATCTATATTTCGTTTACGCTTTGAAGTTTTTAATCTTGAGTTAAATTTAGGTTTTTCTAGTTCTAGCCTTAACCAAATGGATCGAGATAGGTTTGATAGTGTTTGCCATCATTTGATGTTGGTTTCTAAATTGACTGGTAAAACTATAGGAACCTATCGGATGCAAACCTATACTATGGCTTCTAAAGGATTAGGCTTTGATGCTGCTGATATATTCAATCTTAATGGTATTCCCAATCGCGTGCTTCAAATGTCTGTAGAAGTGGGACGTGCTTGTATAGCTAAACAATACCGCAATAGTCAATCACTTTTATTACTATGGGAAGGGCTAGCAAATTATCTTATTCTTAGCGGCTGCAAATACTTTTTTGGATGTGCTTCACTGTTAACACAAAACTCCTGGCAAGCTACTTGTGCTTATCATTATTTTCAGCGTCATAATTTAATGCATCCCAGTATTTTGGTATATCCAAATTTACAATATTCTCTAGAAATTCACCCGAATTGCCCCGATTCATGCAATATTAACATTCCTAATATTTTGCAAGCATATTTAAGCATTGGTGCCAAAATATGTAGTCTTCCAGCTATTGATAGGCAGTTCAAGACTATTGATTTTTTAACTATATCGAGTATAGAAGAGTTTATTAAATGGCATTTGCCGAGTTAA